A region of Elusimicrobiota bacterium DNA encodes the following proteins:
- a CDS encoding helix-turn-helix transcriptional regulator, producing the protein MKRLRKERGWTQQKLAEKAGMSYVIITKIEQGVSKEPTILSMIKLANALGVSLDELVGRPVPRHPTN; encoded by the coding sequence TTGAAGCGGTTGCGGAAGGAACGCGGCTGGACCCAACAAAAACTGGCGGAGAAAGCGGGCATGTCCTACGTCATTATCACCAAGATTGAACAGGGTGTTTCCAAGGAGCCGACCATCTTGTCGATGATCAAACTGGCTAATGCCCTGGGCGTCTCTCTTGATGAATTGGTCGGGCGGCCCGTTCCGCGGCACCCGACCAACTGA
- a CDS encoding SIR2 family protein: MTEKMDFNSLVAFLQGHFTDGLCLVIGSGLSAAEGFPGMPELGAHLNRSAGELTGADATLWNQISGLLETGEGLEAALLKQPPSTTLETWIAQRTCALLMPKEREVMSAVLRGDRSLRLTTFLSKVLHPSNGLPILTPNYDRLIELACEMAGFHVDTTAVGHYAGTFDHARSCMASCRGITTRARATVLDHFPRAVVLKPHGSFDWYQSGIAPRRCSLDLDAERLMITPGINKYRAGYNSPFDKHRDLANDYINRAGRLLVVGYGFNDDHLQTHLEKKIRTGTPTLILNQSGSLKVKQLAEISPKCVWLSKPVAWGGVTMVTRGHRFDHQGHDLWDLGILARELLT; the protein is encoded by the coding sequence TTGACCGAGAAAATGGACTTCAACTCACTGGTCGCATTCTTGCAGGGGCACTTCACCGATGGTCTCTGCTTGGTGATTGGGTCTGGGTTGTCTGCCGCTGAGGGGTTCCCGGGGATGCCTGAGCTTGGTGCGCATCTCAATAGAAGCGCGGGCGAACTGACAGGAGCTGACGCGACGCTGTGGAATCAGATCAGCGGCTTGTTGGAAACGGGAGAGGGATTAGAAGCTGCGCTACTTAAACAACCGCCATCGACCACGCTTGAGACCTGGATTGCGCAAAGAACTTGCGCACTGTTAATGCCAAAGGAACGCGAAGTCATGAGCGCTGTGCTCCGTGGGGATCGCTCGCTACGCTTGACGACATTTCTATCAAAGGTGTTGCACCCTTCGAATGGGCTCCCGATCCTCACACCCAACTATGATCGCCTCATCGAGTTGGCATGCGAGATGGCCGGCTTCCACGTGGACACAACCGCTGTCGGGCACTATGCGGGGACTTTCGACCATGCCCGAAGTTGCATGGCATCATGCCGGGGAATAACAACTCGAGCTCGGGCTACCGTCCTCGATCACTTTCCCCGTGCGGTCGTCTTGAAACCCCATGGAAGTTTTGACTGGTACCAATCCGGAATTGCCCCACGTCGTTGCAGTCTAGATCTGGACGCGGAACGGCTCATGATCACTCCCGGCATCAACAAATACCGAGCTGGATACAACTCGCCCTTTGACAAGCATCGTGATTTGGCCAATGACTACATTAACCGGGCCGGGCGTCTACTGGTCGTTGGTTATGGGTTCAATGACGATCACCTGCAAACCCATCTTGAAAAAAAGATACGCACCGGAACACCCACGCTGATTTTAAACCAATCGGGTAGCTTGAAGGTTAAACAGCTGGCGGAGATTTCACCGAAATGTGTGTGGCTTTCTAAGCCAGTGGCCTGGGGTGGAGTCACAATGGTGACGCGGGGTCACCGATTTGATCATCAGGGGCATGATTTATGGGATCTGGGAATTCTGGCAAGGGAGCTACTTACATGA
- a CDS encoding ATP-binding protein, with the protein MSDSPVLAFDFPSKLGKVASVDTSRVIIAVENASLLPRAAVGSLVAIQGTTAQEFLIGMTERVTRQLREQTAQPDAMAPTTLVVEIVPDDSLRAVLLGTYRTIAGAAHNRFKRGADSFPQIDRDCFLIEGGNLQRFMGLMGKDLDETQRLELGHFVIDRSAAAIANGDRFFQRHAAILGSTGSGKSCAVSLILERAYARKHANIIVFDMHGEYSPLANPPASKTGTVPNSIAAAFKIAGPGDLINPPENTLFLPYWLLNREEMLSMILDRSDQNAPNQAARFTTHVRELKDKTLKTEKQETVRATFTVDSPVPYKLSELLEKLQEDDTGMKPGAKDKEIKGDWNGKLTRFISRLEAKAEDRRYGFMFNPPEVALNYDWLGKQIAKLLSPGVGKHGIKVVDFSEVPSDVLPVVTGVFARLLYDVQFWMQPEKRTPFVFVCDEAHLYLPVRDDADAVEKQALYSFERIAKEGRKYGVSLLVVSQRPSDVSRTILSQCNNFLILRLTNDQDQNVVRRLMPDSMAGVLDGLPLLDTGEALLLGDAILLPARIKLKFPTIEPLSQTRNFWQEWGEKAPDSDGIAEAIETLRRQSRTAATLRG; encoded by the coding sequence ATGAGCGATTCACCTGTTTTGGCGTTCGATTTTCCAAGCAAGCTCGGCAAGGTCGCTTCCGTTGATACGAGCCGCGTAATCATTGCGGTAGAAAACGCATCGCTCCTGCCGCGTGCCGCAGTCGGGAGTCTTGTCGCAATTCAGGGCACGACCGCTCAGGAATTTCTGATTGGCATGACGGAACGTGTGACCCGACAGCTTCGGGAGCAGACAGCTCAGCCTGATGCGATGGCACCCACGACGCTTGTAGTTGAGATCGTCCCAGACGATTCTCTCCGGGCTGTCTTGCTTGGCACTTATCGAACCATTGCGGGAGCCGCCCACAATCGGTTTAAGCGAGGTGCTGATTCGTTCCCCCAAATCGATCGTGATTGTTTTCTCATTGAGGGTGGAAACCTTCAACGGTTCATGGGATTGATGGGAAAAGACCTTGATGAGACACAACGGCTCGAACTCGGTCACTTCGTCATCGACCGCTCGGCCGCCGCAATCGCTAACGGTGATCGGTTCTTCCAGAGGCACGCAGCAATTCTCGGGAGTACCGGCTCGGGCAAAAGTTGCGCGGTCTCGCTAATCCTGGAACGTGCATACGCTCGCAAACACGCGAACATCATCGTGTTTGATATGCACGGCGAGTATTCCCCGCTTGCAAACCCGCCTGCCTCTAAGACCGGCACGGTGCCCAATTCTATTGCCGCCGCATTCAAGATTGCCGGTCCGGGAGATCTGATCAATCCACCGGAAAACACACTTTTTCTGCCGTATTGGCTCCTGAACCGAGAAGAGATGCTTTCCATGATCTTGGACCGTAGCGATCAGAATGCGCCCAACCAGGCAGCGAGATTTACAACCCATGTGCGGGAGTTAAAGGACAAGACCTTGAAGACCGAGAAGCAAGAGACGGTCCGCGCGACATTCACCGTGGACTCCCCCGTGCCCTACAAACTCAGCGAACTTCTCGAAAAGTTACAAGAGGATGACACAGGCATGAAGCCTGGGGCGAAGGATAAAGAAATCAAGGGAGATTGGAACGGGAAATTGACGCGATTTATTTCTCGTCTCGAAGCCAAGGCGGAGGACCGCCGGTACGGCTTTATGTTTAACCCACCAGAGGTTGCCCTAAATTACGACTGGCTCGGAAAGCAAATCGCAAAACTATTATCCCCCGGTGTGGGAAAGCATGGCATCAAGGTGGTGGATTTCTCTGAGGTTCCCTCGGACGTGCTCCCCGTCGTCACAGGTGTATTTGCACGATTGCTATACGACGTCCAGTTCTGGATGCAACCGGAAAAGCGGACCCCGTTTGTCTTCGTGTGCGACGAAGCGCATCTTTACTTACCGGTCCGTGACGATGCGGACGCTGTCGAGAAACAAGCCCTCTACTCCTTCGAACGAATCGCTAAAGAAGGCCGGAAATATGGCGTCTCCCTTCTTGTGGTGAGCCAACGCCCATCGGACGTGAGCAGAACCATCCTTAGCCAGTGCAATAATTTCCTCATCTTACGCCTGACTAACGATCAGGATCAAAATGTCGTCCGGCGCCTTATGCCCGATTCGATGGCGGGGGTTCTTGACGGCTTGCCGCTTCTCGACACGGGGGAGGCCTTGTTACTGGGCGACGCGATCCTTCTTCCTGCCCGAATTAAGCTGAAATTTCCAACCATTGAACCGCTGAGCCAAACCCGGAACTTCTGGCAGGAGTGGGGCGAAAAAGCCCCGGATTCTGATGGGATTGCTGAAGCGATCGAAACTCTTCGTCGACAATCTCGCACAGCGGCAACACTTCGGGGCTAA